The Plasmodium sp. gorilla clade G2 genome assembly, chromosome: 6 genome has a segment encoding these proteins:
- a CDS encoding eukaryotic translation initiation factor 2-alpha kinase codes for MCNFIKKGIRFNGDKYIFLFDIFIKKYLLNVFVTNILWEDENNICFINRLKNKRKKSILFLKEEYLRYLMIINKEEKNKKKRLKKIYECIKVFSIKEFRWLINKLEIIYFYFFCHLLLLCIFQNIFLLTYMSKEYFLKNIHDYMINILSNDIKFNTSIEYTHNDKYEQKCITMAYYDFLLNKKGKLKKRNKYYDIKNIEPLSEKNKNLYSYYNFSPVFPSMSSSDIINVNRNDKISNILWNDKYIHPLNHDNMKKKNIPLNINSNILMNNYTYRKHIRNYMIKKRINDLILYNLKNIFEKINNIEKLTNINNFMNFKKEYEKIFKEIYNNSNYDPSDYMLLLSNNSKEHILYNNINNDEYMYKKFCNFISQVKEKENKEGKDNIEEKDNNEEKDNNEEIDNNDEKDNNEEKEGEKYDEEDNYMDANEWNHKKFERYNNIYPSDHKYFLSEGENYDTSFYSNNPINFHKNDIYENDMDEGLYYSSYYNNNDITYNSTIYKRMLNEVVHPTLESNDVKKTSLNNDNIKNKESNVYEINDIIYQLNGDKKMNTNMCEKRGNKIFDSNNFNNINEKKKKILDENEMIAIDNNIDKKDNILFPYVHMDILKDNEMNITKYYKDKQYYGQYKYDENIYIYDLIVLDTSGYIYKVSTDGNYYWKQKIVDHIQDYSNIEEKDDEQKVLKKRNKLKENDIHESNNNNNSNKYENNNYYMNVNDKNKYDNENNDINISDSTKVHANNYVLKKNAYGINYDSKRALKISPYHDYFNTSIINAINKDKLKGSKSLYRKNIKTNDDNKKIRENKIKGKRLVSNYLGNLFYINENNEVIPLNINIKDVVNNSPFKSPLFPNMIFIGSRESTIINLDYDTGKVLRKYDEASNELLDKQKRKKYRKNKIIKNVKHINDDMNLYKEDSPNVEDLSFTEDGKKKESVLESEKIEMESSNNEGNMNKGFVCEKDDNINNYDNDEDDELYEQYEDNNDNNNNNNDNSYDYNINNNNNRDDILIHSKNELLNNTYANKTNVKHENSNNNESFFNNIDGMDNFKLLPKINMKKKRKKDLFKRLVISTNKMSMLLNRHRLFNRSLERMRRSIKRGENKRILKKRQLQISLIKWVIKAVDENTLKKKWITTWVDVGSIFMTDVHSHDASFINSLIEIVGNKLILRPIEKDKMKSTTYQSLKIMNNDTDEMQMYGDKDMQYEVINNVDNMDNINNMNNMNNINNMNNINNMNSINNMNNIFSDSLKNTINNKDDSNVKSKIFIFSESISSVFAVKYKNISNIFTLDIIAKPNIKLYSDYDNLNNFTFNPVHVKKEKTLLLPFSKDLSDLDGDKFSCSFEDNIIYGKKLIHRLNSISVNISSIEKDMKYLLSNIIYVYDKNKKIPIRYIYDMKNLIYEYQKVKQEFLYHLPWDEENQKYLSRTDNVLNNSIVDNRGRKGPIFICEYINKFMDLYFEENDICYDYCSMLNIWDKIFNNTVNDGDILLLSNLHRVVHNAFKNNNNNNNKYDNNINFDNINYYNSYYSSTSKSRRNIYNIDNYYYNMRDYNTLWEDRHNTLMNGENFLINRSTDKVFSGGKNNELKEFTSIRYKRRRWYWRVFYTIMFIIFFPVLFIYRRIIKRRKDTKANKIGTSSNNKLMKRNRTFKDYEDDDDDDINNNNNIISEDEEDDIDMNYDLIFDDDRLKVKKIKQMRKNHNNNNINSGSSRFISKLRNINLPNIDLDLIKKSHAKKMDTFEQPTLVDILARHARDTTHNDGGSYYPFNENQTYNMLSLNYGWGGNNKHMNIERPSEYNMGNISHELNYNSIRTLGDNNKISPYALDIYEKELFHLYRRRAASQDVMNKKSFVMKKRIRSSYKVGSSNKYHKKNYTDNEKDKKKYGSYKEKHINEKMFDKKEFLNFLTNFNKKFMKKNSLVDHLIKMNDKTEDNYDGYNSSGSKYNNMNDDDEMWGTKRYTTNKNNNTDYDNNNNNIMKNKKYSNKKYNNNNNNNNNHIDDNNKYVDDRKYRNKSIKEDMDYPNDYYNIQSNNNKINNNQIKNKIDTIRNNSHDKLGNNKSSSARNLSLIQTSHIPYDAPLADFLENGRFLRTFENISLIGQGGFGSVYKVSHRLEPGSPTYAVKFIYLKVSSLDNVSSRRYFREIAANRDIYSKHVVRYYTWWCEEPQFLPMHLMPKEIQNLVKKNKDTFKKKLTKNKKYNNNNISDNNNNNNNNNNDNNSSCYSLSSYNSSINSNYKNMKLWISKKENCTDMKKYKDVIKKNNAPNLIFYSDNDGLTSKNKENPEKKQNPFLSDKNFSDSIYKKKKSHDYNSSSHKLKKKKNKKKKSKKKRKSKIKTNAQGIYEESGQDDGRVHFQYKTGKEHLSKFIGKHNSMGFTQSFQEYDPFDNGYLSEEDRDLIVFADNEETNENANNMNNENMDLKNDNENNVVNDINECDDKKNKDDNLLMKEKVNSLTRNGIVNIENEKPALHSINNIKNKKVDLNGELTYYDYIGKNEIIPNSRTETNVESFHTNGILNPKISVMDEEGGEYKKKENRNWGDTKSDGLYGKEEKNGLDINKCITNKFIENDNDNNNNNNNIDENKKDIKKKQKKKVNTKGNENLLAINDTNNKEKRKKDDDINKNMEKIKSYKKKTPVPEFSIVLLLQMELCKGYTLRKWLDRSSRSDKPLHFTYGDKKMNHPLEFDLFKQLIKGLKDIHATCFIHRDLKPENIFVDPDTYTLKIGDLGLVRFIEEKKREKDFNNIDCYKDNIYTDINQNAITSQISIKGQIIGTPGYTAPEGGALCDEKADIYSAALILLELLCPRFTTIMERYKRLNDFRNYYTVPDYVKIHLNPWYILMLQMSKPNPADRPSAADLYSKIKVLLDPHLTDFAFSFNDIHNEHMNKPPQTANHFERTSDNKEKFIMQSVEMKNKVENEEMLPIIKVINDNVENVKNENTGADKL; via the coding sequence ATgtgtaattttataaaaaagggTATTAGGTTTAATggagataaatatattttcctttttgatatatttataaagaaatatttattaaatgtattcgtaacaaatatattatgggAAGACgagaataatatatgttttataaatagattaaaaaataaaagaaagaaaagtattttatttcttaaagaagaatatttacgatatttaatgataataaataaggaagagaagaataaaaagaaacgattaaaaaaaatatatgaatgtaTAAAAGTATTTTCTATTAAAGAGTTTCGATGGCTTATCAATAAGttggaaataatatatttttattttttttgtcatttattacttttatgtatttttcaaaatatttttttacttaCATACATGAgtaaagaatattttttgaagAACATACAtgattatatgataaatattttatccaatgatattaaatttaatacaTCAATTGAATATACACATAATGATAAGTATGAACAAAAATGTATAACAATGGCTTATTatgattttcttttaaacaaGAAAGGAAAGTTAAAGAAGAGGAacaaatattatgatataaaaaatatagaacctttatcagaaaaaaataagaatttgtattcttattataatttttcaccTGTTTTTCCTTCTATGTCTTCAtcagatataataaatgttaatagaaatgataaaatatcaaatattttatggaatgataaatatattcatccaTTAAACCATgacaatatgaaaaaaaagaatatccccctaaatattaatagtaatattcttatgaataattatacatacaGAAAACATATTAGGAATTATATGATTAAAAAGAGAATAAATGATctgattttatataatttgaagaatatatttgaaaaaataaataatattgagaaattaacaaatataaataattttatgaattttaaaaaggaatatGAAAAGATTttcaaagaaatatataataatagtaattatGATCCTAGTGactatatgttattattatctaataaTTCGAAggaacatattttatataataatataaataatgatgaatatatgtataaaaagttttgtaattttatttcacaagtaaaggaaaaagaaaataaagaaggaaaagataatatcgaagaaaaagataataacgaagaaaaagataataatgaagaaatagATAATAACGacgaaaaagataataatgaagaaaaagaaggaGAAAAATACGATGAAGAAGATAATTATATGGATGCTAACGAGTGGAACCATAAGAAATTTGAacgttataataatatttatccgAGTGaccataaatattttttaagtgAGGGTGAAAACTATGATACTTCCTTCTATTCAAACAATCCAATTAATTTTCATaagaatgatatatatgagaaTGATATGGATGAAGGATTATATTATAgctcatattataataataatgatataacatataatagtactatttataaaagaatgTTAAACGAAGTTGTCCATCCAACACTCGAGAGTAACGATGTGAAGAAGACatcattaaataatgataatataaaaaataaagaatctAATGTTTATGAaattaatgatataatatatcaattaaatggtgataaaaaaatgaacaccAATATGTGTGAAAAAAGaggaaataaaatttttgattcaaataattttaataatattaatgaaaagaagaagaaaatattagatgaaaatgaaatgatagcaattgataataatatagataagaaagataatattttatttccgTATGTTCATatggatatattaaaagataatgaaatgaatataaccaaatattataaagataaaCAGTATTACGGTCAATATAagtatgatgaaaatatatatatatatgatttgaTTGTATTAGATACTTCtggatatatatacaaagtATCGACAGATGGGAATTATTACTGGAAACAAAAAATTGTAGATCATATACAAGACTATTCAAATATTGAAGAAAAAGATGATGAACAGAAGGtattgaaaaaaagaaataaattaaaagaaaatgacaTACatgaaagtaataataataataatagtaataagtatgaaaataataactaCTATATGAatgtaaatgataaaaataaatatgataatgaaaataatgacatTAACATTTCGGATAGTACTAAAGTGCATGCAAACaattatgtattaaaaaaaaatgcttATGGTATTAATTATGATTCAAAAAGAGCTTTAAAAATATCTCCTTATCATgattattttaatacatCCATTATAAATGCtattaataaagataaattaaaaggatctaaatcattatataggaagaatataaaaacaaatgatgataataaaaaaataagagaaaacaaaattaaagGCAAAAGATTAGTTTCAAATTATTTaggtaatttattttatataaatgaaaataatgaagttataccattaaatataaatattaaagatgTTGTAAATAATTCTCCATTTAAATCCCCTTTGTTTCCAAACATGATATTTATTGGTTCAAGAGAATCGACTATAATTAATTTAGATTATGACACCGGTAAGGTACTAAGAAAATATGATGAAGCATCTAATGAATTGTTAgacaaacaaaaaagaaaaaaatacagaaaaaataaaattataaaaaatgtaaaacatataaatgatgatatgaatttatataaagaagataGTCCAAATGTAGAGGATTTATCCTTTACAGAGGATGGGAAGAAAAAGGAAAGTGTTTTAGAAAGTGAGAAAATAGAAATGGAATCTTCAAATAATGAAGGGAATATGAATAAAGGATTTGTTTGTGAAaaggatgataatataaataattatgataatgatgaagatgatgaatTGTATGAACAATATGAAGACaacaatgataataataataataataatgataatagttATGAttacaatattaataataataataatagggatgatatattaatacattcaaaaaatgaattattaaataatacatatgcaaataaaacaaatgtaAAACATGAAAactcaaataataatgaatcattttttaataatattgatgggatggataattttaaattgctaccaaaaataaatatgaagaaaaagagaaaaaaggATCTATTTAAAAGACTTGTGATAAGTACAAATAAAATGAGTATGTTATTGAATAGACACCGTTTATTTAATCGTAGTTTAGAAAGAATGAGAAGAAGTATTAAAAGAGGAgagaataaaagaatattaaaGAAACGTCAATTACAAATAAGTTTAATAAAATGGGTAATCAAAGCAGTAGATGAGAatacattaaaaaagaaatggaTAACAACTTGGGTTGATGTTGGATCTATATTTATGACAGATGTACATAGTCACGATGCTTCATTTATAAATTCTTTAATTGAAATTGTTggtaataaattaatattaagaCCAATAGAAAAGGACAAAATGAAAAGTACTACATATCAATCTTTAAAGATTATGAATAATGACACTGATGAAATGCAAATGTATGGAGATAAGGATATGCAATATGAAGTTATTAATAATGTGgataatatggataatataaacaatatgaataatatgaataatataaacaatatgaataatataaacaatatgaatagtataaacaatatgaataatattttcagtgatagtttaaaaaatacaattaataataaagatgattCAAACGTGAAatctaaaatatttatcttttcaGAATCCATATCATCCGTTTTTGcagtaaaatataaaaatatatcaaatatattcaCATTAGATATTATAGCTAAACccaatataaaattatacagtgattatgataatttgaataattttaCTTTTAATCCTGTACATGTAAAAAAAGAGAAGACACTCCTTTTACCGTTTTCTAAGGACTTATCTGATTTAGATGGAGATAAATTTTCTTGCAGTTTtgaagataatataatatatggtaaaaaattaatacataGGTTAAATAGTATATCTGTAAATATTTCGTCTATAGAAAAagatatgaaatatttattatcaaatatcatatatgtatatgataAGAATAAGAAGATTCCAATacgttatatatatgatatgaagaatttaatatatgaatatcaAAAGGTTAAACAagaatttttatatcatttaccTTGGGATGAAGAAAATCAGAAATATTTAAGTCGAACGGATAATGTATTGAATAATAGTATAGTAGATAATAGAGGAAGAAAAGGtccaatttttatatgtgaatatataaacaaatttatggatttatattttgaagaaaatgatatttGTTATGATTATTGTTCTATGTTAAATATTTGggataaaatttttaataatacagTTAATGATGGAGATattctattattatcaaatttGCATCGTGTTGTTCATAAtgcttttaaaaataataataataataataataaatatgataacaatattaattttgacaatattaattattataattcttattataGTAGTACTAGTAAAAGTCgtagaaatatttataacattgataattattattataatatgagaGATTATAATACTTTGTGGGAAGACAGACATAATACATTAATGAATGGAGAAaactttttaattaataGAAGTACGGATAAGGTTTTTTCAGGTggtaaaaataatgaactgAAAGAATTTACATCTATTAGATATAAGAGAAGAAGATGGTACTGGCGAGTATTTTATACTATtatgttcataatttttttcccagtattatttatatatagaagaattattaaaagaagaaaagatACTAAAGCTAATAAAATAGGTAcaagtagtaataataagtTGATGAAAAGAAATCGAACTTTTAAAGAttatgaagatgatgatgatgatgatattaacaataataataatataattagcGAAGATGAAGAAGACGATATAGATATGAATTATGATTTAATATTTGATGATGATAGATtaaaagttaaaaaaataaaacaaatgagaaaaaatcacaataataataatattaatagtggTAGTAGTAGATTTATATCCaaattaagaaatataaatttaccTAATATCGATTTagatttaattaaaaaaagtcATGCGAAAAAAATGGATACTTTTGAACAGCCAACTCTTGTTGACATTTTAGCTAGACATGCAAGAGATACTACACATAATGATGGTGGATCTTATTATCCTTTTAATGAAAATCAAACGTATAATATGTTATCATTAAATTATGGTTGGGGTGGTAATAATAAGCATATGAATATTGAAAGGCCGTCAGAATATAATATGGGTAATATATCTCATGAGTTAAATTATAACAGTATAAGAACTTTaggtgataataataaaatatcacCATATGCATTAGATATATATGAGAAagaattatttcatttatatagaAGAAGGGCAGCATCTCAGGAtgtaatgaataaaaaatcaTTTGTTATGAAAAAACGGATACGTAGTAGTTATAAAGTTGGTAGTAGCAATAAATATcataagaaaaattatacagataatgaaaaggataagaaaaaatatggtagttataaagaaaagcatataaatgaaaaaatgtttgataaaaaagaatttctaaactttttaacaaattttaataagaagtttatgaagaaaaattcTTTGGTAGATCATTTAATAAAGATGAATGATAAGACAGAAGATAATTATGATGGTTATAATAGTAGTGgtagtaaatataataatatgaatgatgatGACGAAATGTGGGGAACTAAAAGGTATACtactaataaaaataataatactgattatgacaataataataataatattatgaaaaataaaaaatattcaaataaaaaatataataataataataataataataataaccatattgatgataataacaaatatgtAGATGATAGGAAATATCGaaataaaagtataaaaGAAGATATGGATTATCcaaatgattattataatatacaatcaaataataataaaataaataacaatcaaataaaaaataaaatagatacTATTAGAAATAATAGTCATGATAAATtaggtaataataaaagttcAAGTGCTAGGAATTTGTCTTTAATACAAACATCTCATATACCATATGATGCTCCATTAGCAGATTTTTTAGAAAACGGAAGATTTTTAAGAACATTcgaaaatatttctttaatagGGCAAGGAGGATTTGGTTCTGTCTATAAAGTATCACATAGATTAGAACCTGGATCTCCAACATATGCagttaaatttatttatttaaaagtaAGTTCATTAGATAATGTAAGTTCAAGAAGATATTTTCGTGAAATCGCAGCTAATAgagatatatatagtaaacATGTTGTTCGTTATTATACATGGTGGTGTGAAGAACCTCAATTTTTGCCTATGCATCTCATGCCAAAAGAAATTCAAAACTTagtaaaaaagaataaagatacgtttaaaaaaaagcttactaaaaataaaaagtataataacaataatataagtgataataataataataataataataacaataatgataataatagtagttgTTATAGTCTTAGTAGTTATAATTCTAGTATTAatagtaattataaaaatatgaaattatgGATAAGCAAGAAAGAAAATTGTActgatatgaaaaaatataaagacgttatcaaaaagaataatgcacctaatttaattttttatagtgATAATGATGGATTAACATCTAAGAATAAGGAAAATCCTGAGAAAAAGCAAAATCCATTTTTGAGTGATAAAAATTTTTCggattctatatataaaaagaaaaaaagtcACGATTATAATTCATCTAGCCACAAactgaagaagaaaaaaaacaagaaaaaaaaaagtaaaaaaaaaagaaaaagtaaaataaaaacaaatgcTCAAGGAATATATGAGGAAAGTGGACAAGATGATGGAAGAGTTCATTTTCAATATAAAACAGGAAAAGAACATTTGTCCAAATTTATAGGAAAACATAATTCAATGGGATTTACACAAAGTTTTCAAGAATATGATCCTTTTGATAATGGTTATTTGAGTGAAGAAGATAGAGATCTTATAGTCTTTGCTGATAATGAAGAAACAAATGAAAATgctaataatatgaataatgaaaatatggatttaaaaaatgacaaCGAAAATAATGTTgtgaatgatataaatgaatgtgatgataaaaaaaacaaagatgataatttattaatgaaAGAAAAAGTTAATAGTTTAACAAGAAACGGTATTGTAAATATTGAGAATGAAAAACCAGCTCTTCattctattaataatattaaaaataaaaaggttgATTTAAATGGTGAATTAACTTATTATGATTACATAGGAAAGAATGAAATAATACCAAATTCTCGAACTGAAACTAATGTTGAAAGTTTTCATACTAATGGTATTTTGAATCCTAAAATTTCTGTTATGGATGAAGAAGGAGGagaatataagaaaaaagaaaacagaAACTGGGGCGATACAAAAAGTGATGGTTTATATggaaaagaagaaaagaatggtttagatattaataaatgtataacaaataaatttattgaaaatgacaatgataataataataataataataatatagatgaaaataaaaaagatataaaaaaaaaacaaaaaaaaaaagtgaatACTAAAGGTAATGAAAATTTGTTAGCAATAaatgatacaaataataaagagaaaagaaagaaagatgatgatataaataaaaatatggaaaaaataaaatcatataaaaagaaaacacCAGTTCCTGAATTTTCTATAGtgttattattacaaatGGAATTATGTAAAGGATATACATTACGTAAATGGTTAGATAGATCTAGTCGAAGTGATAAACCTTTACATTTTACTTATggtgataaaaaaatgaatcatCCATTAGAATTTGACTTATTTAAACAATTAATTAAGGGTCTTAAAGATATTCATGCTACATGTTTTATTCATAGGGATTTAAAAcctgaaaatatttttgtagaTCCTGATACGTATACATTAAAAATTGGAGATTTAGGATTAGTACGATTTATtgaagagaaaaaaagagaaaaggaTTTTAACAATATTGATTGTTATaaggataatatatatacagatATTAATCAAAATGCAATAACTAGCCAAATTTCTATAAAAGGACAAATTATAGGAACACCTGGTTATACAGCTCCTGAAGGTGGAGCTTTATGTGATGAAAAAGCGGATATATATAGTGCagctttaatattattagaatTATTATGTCCACGTTTTACAACAATTATGGaaagatataaaagattAAATGATTTCAGAAATTATTATACAGTACCTGATTATGTAAAAATTCATTTAAATCCTTGGTATATTTTAATGTTACAAATGTCAAAACCTAATCCAGCAGATAGACCATCAGCTGCTGATTTGTATAGTAAAATTAAAGTATTACTAGATCCTCACTTGACTGATTTTGCATTTAGTTTTAACGATATTCATAATGAGCATATGAACAAACCACCTCAGACAGCTAATCACTTTGAAAGAACATCAGACAATAaggaaaaatttataatgcAAAGTGTGGAGATGAAAAATAAAgtagaaaatgaagaaatgcTACCTattataaaagtaataaatgACAATGTGGAGAATGTAAAAAATGAGAATACTGGTGCAGACAAATTGTGA